The genomic region CaggtaagggcttgttcggttagctctcaatccatgtggattgagtgggattggatgggtttgaaacGCAAACAAGTCAAACCTCTTCTcatttttttccaatcccatccaatccatgtgttttgggaataaccgaacaagccttaacTGGGCAATCCACTAGACTAACATATAAACCAGGACAAGAAAAAAATGTTGGCTAGCTGTCTAGGTGCAATGTCACAATGGATTTAGATGCGTCTGAAGTCTGAACACATACATGTAATAAAATTTGATTCCTGGTAAAACTGTTACCAACTCTTAATttgaacaaatatatatataaacaCAGCCTAAATCCTAGGCTAGGTATTAACCAATGTGAAGCCATATAAATCCAATAGGCAAAGAGTCAATTCCGCTGAAAAGGCAAAACAGATGGAGCAACAATCTCTCCATATGAATGAAATGTGTCAGGTGGCAACAATATGAAACACAGGAAACACAGACAGTAAAAAGCCTCATGTAGGCTTTACACTCAAGCTTTAAACTTTATGGGCTAGACAAATGCAATAAACATATCATGAACTATCACCTGAGCACGGACAAACCCAGAGAGAGCAAACGTTGTGAAGTGACCATCATACAGGCCATTCGCATCCAAGTGGCCAATGTTGATCTGGACAGAGGCATGGTCCTTGGCAGTGATGATCCTGTTTGTGGCCGAGCTGAAAGAACATAAACTCAACCTTAGCACACAACAAAACCAACCATGCAGAGCAGAAATATTTCTACAAGAGGATGAGGCAAACGTACCACTTCCTGGGGACATAGAGGTCCACAGTCTTACCCTCCTCGTTctgcatggtggcagttgggggAACTACCGCAAGAGCAACTGAAATACAAGAGGACCAACTATCAGGCACATAAAAAGAGAACAGCACTATGCACTCTGAGGACTCATTCAGTACTGTAACAATTCAAAATTGATGGACAAGCAAGCTATTCTATATTTATAACTATAACTATGCAAACAACTGAAGTCCAATTCAGGCTCCAATGAAAAGGCACAACTAAACCtgaactatacagatctcaaattTAAGCAATTATTTGCAATTCAACATAAGGATTGGAATGAATACTTCCATGCAGCTAAAACATCAAATATTCAAATACATTGTTCAATAACCCCATCCACCTCAGTCACGATTGCACAAAAATGGTAATAAACTGATATTCTAGCAGTACAAACCATGCTACTGATATGTTAGCAGTGCATAGTTGCACGAAACATGGTAAAGAAAGGCCTGTTCGAATCCTGTTTGGTAGATGAAGTTCATTTCTAACAATAAACAAACACAATTTAGGGGATTCAAGGAATCTGGATTATATAGTCTTGATTCTAAATAAAAAAAACTACCTCTTTTACATTGTGTTTATTGTGCTTCCATTATAGTTTCTATGGGATATGGAGCTGAAAAGGATATACCAAAATTCAGTCTTCCAGATATGGTAATTTAAAATCTAGAGAAAATTGGTTAGTTACaatatattttatttcatatttggGTATGCACTGTCCTTCCTCAGTTTGTGTGCCACTTTGGTATGGTTTGGTCATCTTGCTTCTCTACTCCTCAACTGAGCTATTAATTATCGCTCTCATAAATCATATTGTCggagatgagagtttgagaaaatttgtgGTTGGTTGGTTGCATCTCTATACTTCTTAATACTATGCTTTGTTTTAACAGTGTCACCATCATAGCTTGACAGAAATCATCGTGTTTTTATGATATGGTCCATCCCAGTTTCTTTAGACTTGTACTCTTGTCAAATTGGTTGTCACCGTGTTATGTGTGGCTGCCCGAATGTGATAGGCCTAAATATGTAA from Zea mays cultivar B73 chromosome 6, Zm-B73-REFERENCE-NAM-5.0, whole genome shotgun sequence harbors:
- the LOC103630203 gene encoding 40S ribosomal protein S21-like, encoding MQNEEGKTVDLYVPRKCSATNRIITAKDHASVQINIGHLDANGLYDGHFTTFALSGFVRAQGDADSSLDRLWQKKADIKQ